Part of the Mytilus edulis chromosome 9, xbMytEdul2.2, whole genome shotgun sequence genome, gaggtcatggtcagatgaaccctgccagaacAACATGCACACCatgcaatcattccatataccaaatatggCAGATCTACTgcttatacaaatgtatatccAATTAATGGACAAACCcaagaaaataaggtcaaaagtcaattaaaaaacatacaggttatgttcttctatattttatgatagtatgatactaaaccatTAACAGGAGGGATTGGGCTTGATTTTCATAGGTTGAAgtaataatctttcaatcagtttaactgAGGTCTTGAGTTGGCATGACTGTAACTgatagtagtcctttgtttatGTATCATCGTCAAATATGCTTAGTTGcttttgttcctttttttaaCTTCGCAGTAACTTTAAAGTAAATTTAAGTAGTTTTACCATGCTTTTACTGAGTTTGAATATTCTTCATTTGCTAGAGCTAACGAGAGGGTCCAGATCTCGCATAACAAGTTTAACCCCACCATTTTTTTGTACCAGTTCCAGGTCGGAGCCTCTGACCTTGGTTAGAATTGTCATAtgtgttttaaaatttgtttcattttcatgtttcaaagTTTAgtgtgaattccatttttgctgaactggtccaaggacacagttatcgtcctatGGTTTTTGttgtccctagtgtaaacagtatataacttgcatgttttatttgatacactttccccaatttatttcttgatattaaatagggggatgtaattacatgttaaagtgctgaatctttatgttaagtagtgatttggtccagttcaaaaaggtcaaattttatcacgtctgaagctgtcaaactaaATATTACACCCCCGTAatacagaattgtcaatattttgagttagagctggtagaagtttctataattttgatattatttgtctcaatggtggtacactacactgtaaaaatctttttgagaaagagcagatgcgatttttttaatttgaatatattgtCTAAatgaaatgcactacaaaataactgtgttctcgggccaacTAGTACATTTCTTATATGGGGAAATCTGATGACTGCCCCTTTGCAGGATTTTCTCAATCTGTTGAAAAACCATTGGTGTCCTAGGGCTGTTTTCTTTATTtgctttggcacattccccatttccatttcagTACTACCTTATATAATTTACAATAATGGCAGGTTACACTTTCATTGCTGGATAGTAATTCCAAAGGACAAATGGAACAAATGTCAAAGTAAACAAATGGGGAATGTGGGTGTTTattagggatgacatcaaaagttcaatgaaggataaaaaacttaattcacatagttttttcactgacccccccccccccccttcttaacttaatttgggaaaaattgattgacccatatagatatatatgtaaaatcaatGTTGGATAATcacatcttgcagcagttcaacccccaaactatttgaattaaggtTTTTTATCTTACACTGATcctttgatgtcgtcccttaaagCATTATGctttggttgtagttgattcaactacaataatggacaaaggaagataactcctattttaacaagagtgcacacactgaaatgtctcgccttctttactaatcctTGATACTatcttgatagacctaaatataaagctttattacaactgtcacataaactcaacattaaccaagaaaatgaaacattgattaatgacccatgaaaatgaggtcgaggtcagatgaaccatgccaggcagacatgtacagctaacaattctttattacaacaaatatagttgacttattgcttataaatattaaaagaaaaacagaccaaaacacaaacacttaaaataaaattaacggtaccaattttcttgcaccagatgcacatttcgacaaaacatgtctcttcagtgatgctcgtgaccaaaatatttgaaataaaacttagcaatggaccgtgaaaatgaggtcaaggtcaaataaaacctatgTAACcaacatatagatcataaaatatttccatacaccaaatatagttgacctaatgcataaagtattagaaaaatagaccaaaactaaaaaacttaactttgaccactgaaccatgaaaatgaggtcaaggtcagatgacacctgtcagctagacatgtacaccttacaatcattccctacaccaattatagtagacctattgcatatagtataagaaaaacagaccaaaacacaaaaacttaactataaccactgaaccatgaaaatgaggtcaaggtcagatgacacctgccagttggacatgtacaccttacagtccttccatacaccgaatatactagccctattgcttatagtatctgagatatggacttgaccaccaaaacttaaccttgttcactgatccatgaaatgaggtcaaggtcaagtgaaaccggtctgacaggcatgaggaccttgcaaggtacgcacataccaaatatagttgtccaattacttataataagagagaatttaacattacaaaaaatctgaacttttttttcaagtagtcactgaaccatgaaaatgaggtcaaggacattggacatgtgactgacggaaagttcgtaacatgaggaatctatatacaaagtatgcagcatccaggtcttctaccttctaaaatataaagctttcaagaagtgagctaacaccgccgccgccggatcactatccctatgtcgagctttctgcaacaaaagttgcaggctcgacaaaaattactTTTAACAATTACAAtagatatttttagaaaatatattaGATTCCtatatttccatttgtaaagtaacaccaccaaaattcaaacttgatctcgATTTTGTAATAATAcgcattgtgtaaaagtttaataacttttggTTGAGACGAACttaaatagagaatggaaacaattttcatttgtaaagggcataactctagaaaagtaaaagtgacaccaccaaaatgtaaacttgatctgtgttttgtggtaataagcattttgtatatttattttataacatttggttgatgcaaaATAAAGTTAGAACTtaagaacagaaaccaactttgggacatatgtacatacagacagacaagggtaaaacttaatgccccctcagTTAAGATGGGGGCATAAAAACAGATTATGCATGAAAATATTAATTCATTATAGAACCACATAAATCAAGGTCTGACTGatgtttaaatataattttggaaGGGATTCTTGAATCATTTAAATTTCCATCTCCAAGTCATGAATAAGAAACACAAATACATCATGAAATTTAATCAGCTATAACAACATTTAACATGATGACTTGACAAAGAGATTCTATGATGTAAGAATTAATTGAACTCTCCAGAGTTCATAATGTGTTATGTATATCATTTTTGATTTAAGATATTATGTCGTCTTTCCTTAATAGAATATTTCAATATCCATAACTTCAGTagcaatatatttttcttttctttttcaacaTTTCACAACATGTTTATATAACAGTTAAATTCTAAAAGACtagataatttgaaaatttaacgtTCAAGTTCTACTAATTTTTTATGAGTAAAAGTCACACATTTTCTTAATAAATGATGGAGGTTTGTTATACAAAATAAGTTTACAATATGTACAAACAATTTACACAAGACTAAAAAGTTCTACAATGAAGGATCCCTGAATCTGGAAGCTTGTTCTTTTACTCGTCTTTCATATTCTGTTCTGTTTTGACTGAAAGAAAAGATGAGatgcaataataaataaaatgttttagtgtcttttattctttttcaaaaaGTCCTGGGGTAAAGCAAGGTTAGTAATGTCACTTAAAACATAAACCTTGACAACtttctgattttactttgtaAGTGTATAACATGTTGGTATATGATCTAAATACCAGTACTGTCTGTCAGAagaattttgtcagattttatgGACTTCCACTTTATGAATTTAcctcaatatttttgtttaacttCTTTAAAAGACTTTTTTATACTTAGACGTATCTGACAGTTTTGTTAATTACATGTAATACCTACCAATAAATTGTGTAAGCCTCTGCCTGTGCTGGATCTTTTATGTTAGGTTCATTCAATAATTCTTGTATACCAAGTAAAATCTGTCAATcaaaaaatataacacattatTGTCACATATAAGCCACATTTCTCAAAGAATTCTTTCTAGCACTCTGAAGAGTTCAGTGCACTTGAACACATGATTCAAAATAATACTTTCAAGTAATTTAATTATCTTAAGTACTGATAATGGAAAGGTAACACTTGCAAATTTTCAAAAGCAAATAATTTATAGTAATTTTACAAATAGTGCTGTTACTATGACAAAATTGCCCATTTATGCTGCCCATTTTTTGCAAAAAACAATACCCATGTAGTTGTGTTTTCTGTCTGCTCTAACACATTGCATTCCTATCGGTACCCTTACAGTTTTGAAGGAAATTGGTCAAACAATGTTAAAAAGCTGGCATGTTTTGCCATTTAACAAACCTGTTTTATTGTAACTGCAGGCCTCCAATCTTTTTCTTCATCAAGCAGTGAAAGACAAACTGTTCCTGATGGATAAACATTGGGATGGAAAAGTGGAGGTTCAAATTTACctgcaacagaaaaaaataaattaaagaaataagcAAGTTGATTAAAAAAGAGTAAGATGTTCTGattatcatgtttttttcttcatattgatACAGTAAATTATCATGTGGAAGTCACAATATGATGTTTTTTTGACAAGTGAGTACAGCAAAGGAGTTCATACTATGAAAAAGGTATGGCAGTCAACATTTTTGATAACCTATTGAGGTTATGTTGAGCTTATTTGACACCACAAAGCCATTATTAGCAGCTTCCCAAACTGTGAGATAAAGGCACaagtatgattgctaataagtTTTTAAAAAGTCCACACTAATGACCTTGATGATACATACTAACATGTTACCAAAGCACTCTAAAACCAATAAATCAACATCAATATGTTATTATTCCAGTGAGTACATCATCTCTTTGGATTAACTGTGTGATTACAATTAACAATTATTTTCTGGTATTTCAGTAcactgcatttttattttgacaattgCAATTGGAGAATACAAACTGTGTTGAACAGTTCAACTGTGAGTTTTATAACAAACAAGCTATGTTTATCTGATGAAACAAACTTTGTTTATCTGATGATTCAAACAGTCACAAGGGTATTAAAGACTAAACAAATAGCATTGAGTTACCAAAGATAAATTACAAATGCAACCAGCAGAATGATAGATGAGGAACATGGTCATTAAATTTACCCATGTCAGAAtgaaataatattactactttgtAAATAAATCTTACATTTAGGAGGTGAGCTAGGATAGTCTTCTTTAAATAACATTCTTAATCTGTATAATCCTCCTTCCCATGGTGTCTGAAAataatcatttgtaaatataatttttataataagttGATGATCCTATCTAGTAGCAAAtgttacatgcatatcaggacaGGAAAATGTTAATGTGATGTGACAAATATTCCATGAGTATGAAACTGGTAATATCGCAGTCCCACAAGGCCACGATcgcacaatttgtaaaaaaatgaaaattttgatgaTCATATTACGATCGTGTAGATTGCATTAAGGTCGTATCatggtcgtggtgaggtcttccaagatcgtgatgagcgtggccaactttgaacatgttcaaaacaatcgtggtgcggtcgcaGTGAAATCAGGTCAAAGATCTCAAAGGTCGCTGTACCTTCGTAGCGAATTTCTATTCAGAGAGACTCCGCTACGATATCACAgagacgttattacgacctcactacgaccatcacttTCTCACCACGACCCAAGCACACTTCAACTACAACCATACCACGTTTCCACCAAGCTGTTCAAAACCACAATAccattctagcacgcccttgtcgtCCTCATCACACTCTTCTTACAACCacactacgttcatactacgactatcattctcattgtcattttcttgtcattttgaatttctctaacggctcaaccatgcttctcatttttatatagattagactgttggttttcttgtttgaatagttttacactagtaatttttggacccttcatagcttgctgttcggtgtgagccaaggttccgtgttgaaggccgtaccttgaactataatggtttacttttttaaattgttacttggatggagagttgtctcattaacactcataccacatcttcctatatctattgacacatctgtgtcatctctgttatcgttcactaaaatatcgttaTTTGAActtgatggaccagcaataggttgtaattcaGGTTGGATTGGTTGGTCCGACATCTCTTCTGGATCAGGATCTGTTACTTTAAGGTGACCctttgcctctacatcaacccttaCCACCACggccacgtgttctagtagattttggtggcatgactgtattgtttttaagaaatctacgtattaatcagaaatagaaggaatggaactgtatatATGAAACAccatgttgacgttattgctgagaactgAGAGCGTAGTAAGATTGCGGTATAAACGTATTATAATCGTGGTAGAGCATGCCacaatcgcagtagaagcgtggtgcaatcggataactcgtgatATGGTCGTAGTGGGAACGTGATGAGCGTCGAAAGATCTTGATAAGTGTAGTGAGGTTGCAGGATAAGCGCaatgagaacgtggtataatcgtagcgggattgTTGTAGAAGGGTAATGAGGATGTAGTAGCATTGTGAAAGCAAcgaaaaattacatttttatgccgctcataccgcgacctcaccacaatctgaatttattttagatcgcggtgagcgtggttcGATCGttgtctagtgggactggggatTTAGGTACAATAATGAGCTGGTTTTTAAACAAGGTAGGTAACAAGGTTTCAGTCCTCAGGAATACATTTAATACAACAAAGAATCATTATTCTGACCAGTCATAGCTCCTACTCCTAAATGCAATGTACTAAGCATAAAAGCTTCAAATATCAattttcaactacatgtatttggtttGACCTAGTCTGGGTTAGAAAGATAAAACTAGTAAGCATAttgacaaaactaaaaaaaagtacTTGAAAAATGCTTTACAGTTCATCTGtgcatatttacatatatatatatatatatatacaagagtCATGAGAGTATTGGGAACCAAATTTCAGTGTTTATATATTTAGTGGTTATCCTGGCttccaatctttccaaaaaatatatgaaatcattATTTACCCCTTTCTTGCCTGGTATTGCACATTCCCAATTCAATAAATTTAATGTTCCATCTGGATTTTTGGTTGGTCTGGCTACAAAACCCTGCAAAGGAAAATAATATAACAACATACTCTCcctcaaaataaattaaatcctACAGAATATTTGTTACAGgaatattaaaatgacaaatacagtgcacttttttatttacaatacttcTTGAACAATACAACAAGGAACTCAATGACATTAATGTAATTCTATGaaat contains:
- the LOC139488135 gene encoding SUMO-conjugating enzyme UBC9-B, with amino-acid sequence MSGIAVGRLSEERKAWRKDHPFGFVARPTKNPDGTLNLLNWECAIPGKKGTPWEGGLYRLRMLFKEDYPSSPPKCKFEPPLFHPNVYPSGTVCLSLLDEEKDWRPAVTIKQILLGIQELLNEPNIKDPAQAEAYTIYCQNRTEYERRVKEQASRFRDPSL